The following are encoded in a window of Fusarium oxysporum f. sp. lycopersici 4287 chromosome 5, whole genome shotgun sequence genomic DNA:
- a CDS encoding CMGC/GSK protein kinase: MSAHRPNAFNSLRMGEVIREKVQDGVTGETRDLQYTQCKIVGNGSFGVVFQTKLSPSGEDAAIKRVLQDKRFKNRELQIMRIVRHPNIVQLKAFYYSNGERKDEVYLNLVQEFVPETVYRASRFFNKMKTTMPILEVKLYIYQLFRALAYIHSQGICHRDIKPQNLLLDPNSGILKLCDFGSAKILVPNEPNVSYICSRYYRAPELIFGATNYTTKIDVWSTGCVMAELMLGQPLFPGESGIDQLVEIIKVLGTPTREQIRTMNPNYMEHKFPQIKPHPFNKVFRKADANAIDLIARLLEYTPTERQSAIDAMVHPFFDELRDPNTKLPDSRHGTGQLRELPALFDFTRHELSIAPSLNQKLVPAHIRPVLASQGLDIDHFTPLTEQEMMAKLD, translated from the exons ATGTCGGCTCATCGGCCAAACGCTTTCAACAGCCTCCGGATGGGAG AGGTGATCCGCGAGAAGGTCCAAGATGGAGTGACTGGAGAAACTCGGGATCTGCAATACACGCAATGCAAGATTGTCGGAAATGGCTCCTTCGGTGTTGTTTTCCAGACCAAGCTGTCCCCATCTGGAGAGGATGCTGCCATCAAGCGAGTCCTTCAGGACAAGCGATTCAAG AACCGTGAGCTCCAGATCATGCGCATTGTCCGCCACCCCAACATTGTTCAGCTGAAAGCTTTCTATTATTCCAATGGCGAACGT AAAGATGAGGTTTACTTGAACCTCGTCCAAGAGTTCGTGCCCGAGACCGTCTACCGAGCCTCTCGATTTTTCAACAAGATGAAGACTACTATGCCCATCCTGGAGGTCAAGTTGTACATCTACCAGTTATTCAGAGCCTTGGCATACATCCACTCTCAGGGCATCTGCCACCGAGACATCAAACCTCAGAACCTTCTCCTGGATCCCAACAGCGGCATCCTTAAGCTTTGCGATTTCGGAAGTGCGAAAATTTTGGTCCCTAATGAGCCCAACGTTTCGTACATCTGTTCTCGGTACTACCGTGCACCTGAACTTATCTTTGGTGCGACAAATTATACCACAAAGATCG ATGTGTGGTCTACTGGCTGTGTGATGGCTGAACTGATGCTTGGTCAACCTCTCTTCCCTGGCGAGTCTGGCATTGATCAGCTCGTCGAAATTATCAAGGTCCTTGGCACTCCTACTCGAGAACAAATTCGAACCATGAACCCCAACTACATGGAGCACAAGTTCCCCCAGATCAAGCCTCATCCATTTAACAAGGTCTTCCGAAAGGCGGATGCCAATGCTATTGACCTCATCGCCCGCCTCCTTGAGTATACCCCAACCGAGCGACAGTCAGCTATCGATGCTATGGTTCACCCTTTCTTTGACGAGCTTCGGGACCCCAATACAAAGCTTCCTGATTCGCGACACGGCACTGGCCAGCTTCGTGAACTCCCTGCGCTTTTCGATTTCACACGTCATG AACTCTCAATCGCCCCCAGCCTGAACCAAAAGCTTGTTCCAGCACATATTCGACCCGTGCTAGCATCTCAAGGCCTTGATATCGACCACTTCACACCCTTGACGGAgcaggagatgatggcgaaACTCGATTGA
- a CDS encoding tRNA pseudouridine55 synthase: MRLPRKTLKMAADKVREGVFAINKPCGQSSAQVIRECQQAFNPSSFFKPLIDSEVAKRISESGKEFARRKLIKKASQVKIGHGGTLDPLATGVLILGIGSATKSLPQFLECTKTYETIVVFGAATDTYDRVGRILTKRPYEHITREKVEKELETFRGRQMQIPPLYSALKMNGKPLYEYAREGKPIPRQIEGREVEVKDIELVEWYEPGKHNHRWPTEEAEAAERNLAEQVWRVKKQQETNKKLSPEEKQQDDKAIAAHESFKRSFEERQDALIKDAPSKRSRKSKEPPMMSGALGQLPQPTYSNKGSNLVPESPDTSTPPPWSDQGPPAVKVRLTVTSGFYVRSFCHDLGAKLDSAALMAELARTRQSDFEVGNDNCLEYEDLAKGEEVWGPQVARMLESWSKNKPQPPAGNKSNKKKNEAKGNGSPKWKQDKQQSHNKGEKRRRSNSPNETESPPRKAIALESQEDSKPVKEPKSETPKSETANRSEDEKSWNGIED, from the exons ATGCGACTTCCCCGAAAGACTTTGAAGATGGCAGCGGACAAGGTCCGAGAAGGCGTCTTTG CCATCAACAAGCCTTGCGGCCAAAGCTCAGCGCAAGTCATTCGCGAATGCCAGCAAGCATTCAATCCCTCTAGCTTCTTCAAACCATTGATCGATTCCGAGGTCGCAAAGCGCATTAGCGAATCCGGCAAAGAGTTCGCCCGTcgcaagctcatcaagaaagCTTCGCAGGTCAAGATTGGCCATGGAGGAACTTTAGATCCTCTTGCTACGGGTGTTCTCATCTTGGGCATTGGATCCGCCACCAAGTCTCTTCCCCAGTTTCTGGAATGCACTAAGACGTACGAGACCATTGTTGTATTTGGCGCCGCGACCGATACCTACGATCGAGTAGGTCGCATTCTGACCAAGCGGCCATATGAGCATATCACTCGTGAAAAAGTCGAGAAGGAACTCGAAACGTTCAGGGGCCGTCAGATGCAGATCCCGCCCCTATACTCtgcgttgaagatgaacgGGAAACCTCTGTATGAGTATGCACGTGAAGGCAAGCCCATCCCACGACAGATCGAGGGTCGAGAAGTCGAGGTTAAGGATATCGAGCTGGTGGAATGGTACGAGCCTGGGAAGCACAATCACCGATGGCCAACCGAGGAAGCTGAGGCTGCAGAGCGCAACCTGGCGGAGCAGGTCTGGAGGGTTAAGAAGCAACAGGAGACCAACAAGAAGTTGAGCCCAGAGGAGAAGCAACAGGACGATAAAGCGATAGCGGCGCACGAATCGTTCAAGCGCAGCTTTGAGGAGCGCCAGGATGCGCTTATCAAGGATGCACCATCGAAGCGATCACGGAAGTCCAAAGAGCCTCCCATGATGTCTGGCGCTCTTGGACAGCTACCACAACCGACATACTCTAATAAGGGGTCGAACCTGGTTCCCGAGTCGCCCGATACAAGCACACCCCCCCCGTGGAGTGACCAAGGGCCTCCCGCCGTGAAGGTGCGGTTAACTGTAACATCTGGATTCTACGTCAGGAGCTTCTGCCATGATCTAGGGGCCAAGCTGGATTCAGCTGCCCTTATGGCAGAGCTCGCTCGAACACGCCAGAGCGATTTCGAAGTCGGGAACGACAACTGTCTCGAATATGAGGATCTGGCCAAGGGTGAAGAGGTTTGGGGGCCTCAAGTCGCTCGTATGCTCGAGAGTTGGAGCAAGAACAAGCCACAACCCCCCGCTGGTAACAAGTcgaataagaagaaaaacgAGGCGAAGGGCAATGGCTCACCTAAATGGAAACAAGACAAGCAACAAAGCCACAACAAGGGAGAAAAGCGAAGACGATCGAATTCTCCAAACGAGACAGAATCGCCGCCTCGAAAGGCGATAGCTCTTGAGTCCCAGGAGGACTCCAAGCCTGTGAAGGAACCCAAGTCAGAGACGCCAAAGTCCGAAACTGCAAATCGgtctgaggatgagaagtcATGGAACGGCATTGAGGACTGA
- a CDS encoding ATPase, which produces MPDPVDKELQPSDTQAASLSPTNFEKSSDSDEDKIRELGEKDAERSEKIDEISEKDESRIADLEEIKTGATEASAITPTTSVTQAQQKKPWHKKLNPLRWGSPPPVPEKPVQSREHDAGFLSKLTFQWMGPLMHAGYRRPLEENDIWTVNPDRAVEPLTLQMKASFQKRVERGDKHPLFWAMHETFKGEFWTGGACALYTSIIQVISPFTLRYLIQFAADAYVANKTGGPPPHLGKGIGLAFGITLMQITQSLGTNHYIYRGMTVGGQSRGVLIGLIYEKSLVISGRAKAEGALQSNAPGAKDDAEDKKKAKKAKKAKPDASDGTGWGNGRITALQSVDTYRVDQASALFHMVWTSPILCLLTLALLLVNITYSALAGYGLLVIGMPFLTKAIRSLFHRRRAINQITDQRVSLTQEILQSVRFVKFFGWEKAFLERLGDFRNKEIHAIQILLAIRNALNAVSMSLPIFASMLSFICYSLTHSGLTAAEVFSSLALFNGLRIPLNLLPMVLGQVIDAWGSVQRIQEFLLQEEMVEDMTIDTTGDDAIRLEGASFTWEKSHKEESEKSEKDKKHSQVQTPQHEPSGDDTSTLVEEREPFKLQDLSFGVKRNELVAVIGSVGSGKSSLLSALAGDMRKTDGQVTFGASRAFCPQYAWIQNTTLKNNIIFGKDMDKNWYKEVIQACALQADLDMLPNGDMTEIGERGITISGGQKQRLNIARAIYFDADIVLMDDPLSAVDAHVGRHIFDNAILGLLKDKCRILATHQLWVLSRCDRIIWMENGKIQAVDTFENLMKDHKGFQSLMETTAVEEKREEAKKPDDGEQPTADEKKKKKKKGAALMTQEEKASSSVSWSVYAAYVRASGSILNAPLVLFLLIVSQGANIVTSLWLSYWTSNKFNLSTGVYIAIYAALGVVQALLMFAFSVVLSILGTKSSKVMLRIAVTRVLRAPMSFFDTTPLGRITNRFSRDVDVMDNNLSDALRMFLLTMGMITSVFILIIAFYYYFVIALVPLYIAFVTAAMYYRASAREVKRFESVLRSHVFAKFGEGLTGVASIRAYGLQDRFVNELRESIDNMNGAYYITFANQRWLSMRIDLIGVLLVFVTAILVVTSRFSINPSTGGLVLSYILSIVGMMQFSVRQLAEVENAMNAVERLYYYGTELEEEAPSHTVEVRKTWPEKGEIVFDNVEMRYRAGLPLVLSGLTMHVKGGERIGIVGRTGAGKSSIMSTLFRLVEISGGKITIDGLDISTLGLHDLRSRLAIIPQDPTLFRGTVRSNLDPFHEHTDLALWSALRQADLVPANAASPEEARRTNDPSRIHLDTPVEEDGLNFSLGQRQLMALARALVRGAQIIVCDEATSSVDMETDDKIQATMAVGFRGKTLLCIAHRLRTIIGYDRICVMDAGRIAELDTPMELWKRGGIFRSMCDRSGIRVEDIHGAKEEMGVVTGESSQH; this is translated from the exons ATGCCTGATCCTGTGGACAAGGAGCTTCAGCCCTCTGATACCCAAGCAGCTTCTCTCTCTCCAACAAATTTCGAAAAGTCCAGCGACTCAGATGAGGACAAGATAAGGGAGCTTGGAGAAAAGGACGCCGAAAGAAGCGAGAAAATTGATGAAATCAGTGAGAAAGATGAATCAAGGATTGCAGATCTTGAGGAAATCAAGACTGGCGCGACTGAAGCTTCAGCAATTACACCGACAACATCAGTAACTCAAGCTCAACAGAAGAAGCCATGGCATAAGAAATTGAATCCTCTCCGCTGGGGCTCGCCACCTCCAGTTCCTGAAAAGCCAGTGCAGAGCAGGGAACATGATGCTGGCTTCCTCAGCAAGTTAACATTCCAATGGATGGGGCCGTTGATGCAT GCTGGCTACCGAAGACCCCTGGAAGAGAATGACATCTGGACTGTCAATCCGGACAGAGCCGTGGAGCCACTGACTCTGCAAATGAAAGCATCGTTCCAGAAACGGGTTGAAAGAGGTGACAAGCACCCCCTATTCTGGGCTATGCACGAGACTTTTAAGGGTGAGTTTTGGACGGGAGGCGCATGTGCCCTCTACACCAGCATCATTCAAGTCATAAGTCCATTCACCCTTCGATACCTAATTCAATTCGCTGCCGATGCCTATGTAGCGAACAAGACTGGTGGGCCTCCGCCCCATCTTGGTAAGGGTATTGGGCTGGCCTTTGGCATCACACTGATGCAAATCACCCAGAGTCTGGGAACGAACCACTACATCTACCGAGGCATGACAGTTGGCGGTCAGAGCAGAGGAGTTTTGATTGGACTTATCTACGAAAAGTCGCTGGTCATTTCAGGCCGCGCCAAAGCTGAGGGTGCTTTGCAGAGCAACGCACCTGGTGCAAAAGACGATGCTgaagataagaagaaggccaagaaagcCAAAAAGGCGAAGCCGGATGCGTCAGATGGTACAGGCTGGGGAAACGGTCGTATCACTGCTCTGCAGAGTGTTGACACGTATCGTGTCGATCAGGCATCTGCTCTCTTCCATATGGTATGGACGTCTCCTATTTTATGTCTCCTCACCTTAGCACTCCTGCTCGTCAATATCACCTACAGCGCCCTGGCTGGTTACGGCTTGCTTGTTATTGGAATGCCGTTCTTGACGAAGGCTATTCGAAGTTTGTTTCACCGGCGACGAGCGATCAATCAAATTACCGATCAACGTGTGTCTCTTACCCAGGAAATCTTGCAGTCAGTCCGCTTTGTCAAGTTTTTTGGATGGGAGAAGGCTTTCCTCGAACGTCTCGGTGATTTCAGAAATAAAGAAATCCACGCCATTCAGATCTTGCTTGCTATTCGAAACGCACTCAATGCCGTTAGCATGTCACTCCCCATCTTCGCCTCCATGCTGTCCTTCATCTGCTACTCCCTCACGCATAGCGGTCTTACGGCTGCCGAGGTCTTCTCCTCACTGGCTTTGTTCAACGGTCTCAGAATTCCTCTGAATTTGTTGCCGATGGTTTTGGGTCAGGTAATTGATGCGTGGGGCTCTGTTCAGCGAATTCAAGAGTTTCTGCTTCAGGAAGAGATGGTCGAAGATATGACAATTGACACCACAGGTGATGATGCGATTCGACTGGAAGGCGCCTCTTTTACTTGGGAAAAGTCCCACAAGGAAGAGTCtgagaagagcgagaaggacaagaagcacAGCCAGGTCCAAACTCCTCAACACGAACCTTCAGGTGATGACACAAGCACTTTGGTTGAGGAGCGAGAGCCTTTCAAGCTTCAAGATCTCAGCTTTGGTGTAAAGAGGAACGAGCTTGTTGCTGTCATCGGATCAGTCGGTAGTGGCAAGAGTTCTCTACTGTCTGCACTTGCTGGCGACATGAGGAAGACAGATGGCCAAGTTACCTTCGGCGCATCCAGAGCCTTCTGTCCTCAATATGCTTGGATTCAGAACACCActctcaagaacaacatcaTATTTGGTAAAGATATGGACAAGAATTGGTACAAAGAAGTCATTCAAGC CTGCGCGCTCCAGGCAGATCTCGATATGCTTCCCAATGGCGATATGACGGAAATCGGTGAGCGTGGTATTACCATCTCTGGAGGTCAGAAGCAGCGTCTCAATATCGCCCGAGCCATCTACTTCGACGCCGATATCGTTCTTATGGACGACCCCCTCAGCGCTGTTGACGCTCATGTTGGCCGTCATATCTTCGATAATGCCattcttggcctcctcaaAGATAAGTGTCGCATCCTAGCCACCCACCAGCTCTGGGTACTCAGCCGCTGTGATCGCATTATTTGGATGGAGAACGGCAAGATCCAAGCCGTCGATACGTTCGAGAACCTTATGAAGGACCATAAAGGGTTCCAGTCTCTTATGGAGACAACTGCTGTTGAGGAAaagcgagaagaagccaagaaaccCGACGATGGCGAGCAACCCACGGCGGacgagaaaaagaagaaaaagaagaagggggcTGCCTTGATGacccaagaagaaaaggCCAGTTCGAGTGTCTCGTGGTCTGTCTACGCTGCCTACGTCAGGGCATCTGGTTCCATTTTGAACGCTCCGTTGGTGCTATTCCTCCTTATTGTCTCCCAGGGAGCCAATATCGTGACAAGCCTTTGGTTGTCATATTGGACTTCAAACAAGTTCAACCTCTCCACGGGTGTCTACATCGCGATCTACGCAGCACTTGGCGTTGTGCAGGCTCTCCTCATGTTCGCCTTCTCTGTGGTCTTGTCCATTTTGGGGACGAAATCGAGTAAAGTCATGCTTAGAATCGCTGTAACTCGCGTCCTTCGCGCACCTATGTCCTTCTTTGATACGACACCACTTGGACGCATCACGAACCGCTTTTCACGGGACGTTGATGTTATGGACAACAATCTTTCGGACGCACTTCGCATGTTTCTGTTGACCATGGGTATGATCACATCTGtgttcatcctcatcattgCGTTCTACTACTATTTTGTGATCGCCTTGGTCCCTCTGTACATTGCATTCGTCACAGCAGCGATGTACTACCGTGCTTCGGCACGAGAGGTCAAGCGTTTCGAATCCGTCCTCAGATCGCACGTCTTTGCTAAGTTTGGCGAGGGCCTCACAGGTGTCGCGTCGATTCGAGCCTACGGGCTGCAGGATCGCTTCGTTAATGAACTACGTGAATCTATCGACAACATGAACGGCGCTTACTACATTACCTTCGCTAATCAGCGATGGCTCTCAATGCGAATCGATCTTATCGGTGTACTTCTTGTTTTTGTGACAGCCATCCTTGTTGTTACGTCCCGTTTCTCAATCAATCCTTCCACTGGTGGCCTTGTTCTGAGTTACATCCTCTCGATTGTTGGCATGATGCAATTTTCTGTCCGTCAACTTGCTGAAGTCGAGAATGCTATGAATGCCGTGGAGAGACTTTACTACTATGGTACTGAACTTGAAGAGGAGGCTCCTTCACATACCGTCGAAGTTCGGAAAACGTGGCCCGAGAAGGGTGAGATTGTCTTCGATAATGTCGAGATGCGATATCGTGCTGGTCTCCCACTTGTCCTTTCAGGATTGACGATGCATGTCAAGGGCGGCGAGCGCATTGGTATCGTTGGGCGTACTGGTGCTGGAAAGAGTTCTATCATGAGCACTTTGTTCCGTCTGGTTGAGATCTCTGGTGGCAAGATCACCATCGATGGCCTCGATATTTCCACCCTTGGACTTCACGATCTCCGATCCCGACTCGCGATTATCCCACAGGATCCCACTCTCTTCCGAGGGACTGTCCGCAGCAACCTCGATCCTTTCCATGAACATACTGATCTCGCACTCTGGTCTGCTCTCCGCCAAGCAGATCTTGTTCCTGCCAACGCTGCGTCGCCCGAAGAAGCACGCCGTACAAACGATCCCTCACGTATACATCTAGACACCCCtgtcgaggaagatggcCTCAACTTCTCGCTCGGCCAAAGACAGCTCATGGCACTCGCGCGAGCTCTTGTCCGAGGCGCCCAGATCATCGTTTGCGATGAAGCCACTTCCTCGGTGGATATGGAGACAGACGATAAGATCCAGGCTACCATGGCAGTTGGTTTCCGCGGCAAAACGCTTCTGTGCATCGCTCATCGACTGCGAACCATCATTGGCTACGATCGTATCTGTGTCATGGATGCAGGGCGTATCGCTGAGCTGGATACACCGATGGAACTGTGGAAAAGAGGCGGTATCTTTCGCAGCATGTGTGATCGCAGTGGTATCAGGGTCGAGGATATACATGGTGCAAAAGAAGAGATGGGTGTGGTGACAGGAGAGAGCAGTCAACATTGA